The Ferrimonas balearica DSM 9799 genome includes the window TTCCTGGACGAGTGGCGCCTGAAGCAGATCATCACCAAATATTCTGACCATATCTCCATCCCGGTGGAGATGTGGGAAGCCGGCACCCCGGAGCGCGAAGAGGATGGCGAAACCATTGCCGCCACCGAGGGCCAGTGGAGCGCGGTCAACAAGGCCACCGCGCTGTGGACCCTGGCCAAATCCGAGATCTCGGATGACGACTACAAGGCGTTCTATAAGCACGTTGCTCACGACTGGGACGATCCGCTGATCTGGGCCCACAACAAGGTGGAAGGCAAGCAGGAGTACACCAGCCTGCTGTACATCCCGTCCCGCGCGCCGTTCGATCTCTGGAACCGCGAGAACCAGCACGGCCTGAAGCTGTATGTGCAGCGCGTCTTTATCATGGACGAGGCCAAGCAGTTCCTGCCCCAGTATCTGCGCTTTGTGAAGGGCCTGGTGGATTCCAACGACCTGCCGCTGAACGTCTCCCGTGAGATCCTGCAGGACTCCAAGGTGACCCAGTCCCTGCGCAGCGCCCTGACCAAGCGGGCACTGAGCATGCTCAGCAAACTGGCCAAGGACGATGCCGCTTACCAGACCTTCTGGGATCAGTTCGGCGCCGTGCTGAAAGAGGGCCCGGCGGAGGATATGGCCAACCAGGAAGCGATCGCTAAGTTGCTGCGCTTCGCCTCTACCCACAGTGACGAGCCGACCGCTAACGTCAGCCTTGAGCAGTACGTGGCGCGGATGAAAGCCGGTCAGGATAAGATCTACTTTATCGTGGCCGACAGCTTTAACGCCGCCAAGAACAGCCCCCACCTGGAGCTGCTGCGCAAGAAGGGCATCGAGGTGCTGCTGCTGTCCGAGCGCATCGATGAGTGGCTGATGAGCCATCTGACCGAATTTGACGGTAAAGCGCTGGTGTCCGTCACCCGTGGTGACCTGGGCCTGGACGACCTGTCTGACGAGGAGAAGGCGGAGCAGGAGAAGCAGGAAGCGGACTCCAAGCCGTTGCTGGCCCGCTTCGAAGCCAGCCTTGGCGACAAGGTCAAAGCGGTTAAGGTTTCCCACCGTCTCACCGACACCCCAGCCTGTATCGTGGCGGATGAGCACGACATGTCGAGCCAGAT containing:
- the htpG gene encoding molecular chaperone HtpG, whose amino-acid sequence is MSAQTETHGFQTEVSQLLKLVTHSLYSNKEIFLRELVSNAADAADKLRYKALESADLYEGDGQLRVRLSVDKDAGTLSIIDNGIGMTRDEVIEHLGTIAKSGTADFFSKLSGDAAKDSQLIGQFGVGFYSAFIVADKVTVRSRAAGYGADAGVEWVSAGEGDFTVTNIDKPERGTEIVLHLRDEEREFLDEWRLKQIITKYSDHISIPVEMWEAGTPEREEDGETIAATEGQWSAVNKATALWTLAKSEISDDDYKAFYKHVAHDWDDPLIWAHNKVEGKQEYTSLLYIPSRAPFDLWNRENQHGLKLYVQRVFIMDEAKQFLPQYLRFVKGLVDSNDLPLNVSREILQDSKVTQSLRSALTKRALSMLSKLAKDDAAYQTFWDQFGAVLKEGPAEDMANQEAIAKLLRFASTHSDEPTANVSLEQYVARMKAGQDKIYFIVADSFNAAKNSPHLELLRKKGIEVLLLSERIDEWLMSHLTEFDGKALVSVTRGDLGLDDLSDEEKAEQEKQEADSKPLLARFEASLGDKVKAVKVSHRLTDTPACIVADEHDMSSQMIKLMQAAGQSVPQVKPIFELNLTHPLVHKLADEQDEDRFGQWAQLLLSQATLAERGSLEDPSEFVNQLNSLWLDLSR